In Cryptomeria japonica chromosome 10, Sugi_1.0, whole genome shotgun sequence, a genomic segment contains:
- the LOC131079154 gene encoding pentatricopeptide repeat-containing protein At5g39350, with the protein MVLRAGRLPSKVFIHKPCHCRGCGLNKTAHFPCSNCNHKMQLPSTTLCRESLHILLTTHNALLRGKKVVPCIGYRRFAFATGRNFDDNLICMYVKCGSLVDARQVFDHMKKRDRISWNTIITAYRRHGCPREAVKLFHHMQQTGLKPDQFTFASVLPACAKMGALEQGMDIHQSIKNAGIFSDVVVATALVDMYAKCGNIVKASEVFDKMPQRNVFSWTAMIGGYVQNGFVEKALETFKQMQLAGLKPNSTTFASILPACAKIGSLELGVDIHQSIIEGGFLSDIIVGNALVDMYAKCGRIDKARECFDRMTQRDVISWNAMIAGYAQNGFAEKALETFKQLELAGVKPDFTTFASVLPACAKTGALQQGMDIHQSIKDRGILLDVVIATALVDMYAKCGSVNKARELFDRMPERNVFSWTAMISGYAQNGFGENALDTFKQMQLAGVRPNSTTFASILPACAKMEALGQGYAQNGFVEKALETFKQMELAGVNPDSTTLASILSAYAKMGSLEQGMDIYQTIKDKGIFSDIVVETALVDMYAKCGSIDKARELFDRMPQRDVFSWTAMIAGYSQNGFVEKALETFKQMHLASLKPNSTTFASILPACAKMGALEQGMDIHQSIVEGGLLPDVVIGNALVDMYAKCGNIEKARELFDKMPQRNVVSWNAMIAGYAQNGFCNDALKIFELMKHSGTYPDSVSFACVLFACSHAGLVHEGCTYFNHMSKSYCITPISDHFVCMVDLLVRAGYLEDTLNFIIKMPFKPVVIVWICFLGACRSHMNISLGVFTAMLLFDLDPQNAASYVLLSNIYAEAGMWGEAKMVRRLMKDRGIKKIPGCSWIEVQKMVHAFYVGDTSHS; encoded by the exons ATGGTTTTGCGAGCTGGCAGATTACCTTCAAAGGTTTTCATTCACAAGCCATGTCATTGTAGAGGATGTGGACTGAATAAGACTGCACATTTTCCATGCTCCAATTGCAATCATAAAATGCAATTGCCATCCACAACATTATGTAGAGAGTCACTGCACATTTTGCTTACTACACACAATGCGCTTTTACGAGGGAAAAAAGTCGTCCCTTGCATCGGTTACAGGCGATTTGCCTTCGCTACAGGCAGAAATTTTGATGATAACCTTATTTGCATGTATGTCAAGTGCGGAAGTTTGGTAGATGCCCGTCAAGTGTTCGACCACATGAAGAAACGAGACCGGATCTCATGGAATACGATTATTACAGCGTACAGAAGACATGGGTGTCCTCGCGAGGCAGTCAAACTGTTTCATCATATGCAACAAACAGGTCTCAAACCTGATCAGTTTAcatttgccagcgtactcccagcatgtgccaaaatgggagctttggaacagggcatgGACATCCACCAAAGCATAAAGAATGCTGGAATTTTTTCAGATGTTGTTGTTGCAactgctctggtagacatgtatgcaaaatgtggaaatataGTGAAGgcgagtgaagtgtttgacaaaatgcctcaaagaaatgttttctcgtggactgcaatgataGGAGGTTatgtacaaaatggatttgttgaaaaggctttagaaactttcaagcaaatgcaattggcaggtttaAAGCCAaactccacaacctttgccagcatcctccctgcttgTGCGAAAATCGGATCTTTGGAATTGGGcgtggacatccatcaaagcataattgaagggggatttttgtcagatattatagttggaaatgctctggtagacatgtatgcaaaatgtggaaggatAGACAAGGCCCGTGAATGTTTTGACAGAAtgactcaaagagatgtcatctcatggaatgcaatgattgcaggatatgcacaaaacggATTtgctgaaaaggctttagaaaccttcaagcaattggaattggcaggtgtaaagccagactTCACTAcatttgccagcgtactcccagcctgtgccaaaacgGGAGCTTTgcaacagggtatggacatccatcaaagcataaaggatagaggaattttgttagatgttgtaattgcaactgccttggtagacatgtatgccaaATGTGGAAGCGTAAACAAGGCACgcgaattgtttgacagaatgcctgaaCGAAATGTGTTCTCATGGACCGCAATGATTTCAGGATACGCTCAAAACGGATTTGGTGAAAACGCTTTAGATACATTCAAGCAAATGCAGTTGGCAGGTGTaaggccaaattccacaacctttgccagcatcctccctgcctgtgccaaaatggaagCTTTAGGACAAG gatatgcacaaaatggatttgttgaaaaggctttagaaactttcaaacaaatggaATTGGCAGGTGTAAACCCAGACTCCACAACCTTAGCCAGCATCCTctctgcctatgccaaaatgggatctttggaacagggtatggacatctatCAAACCATAAAGGATAAAGGAATTTTTTCAGATATTGTagttgaaactgctcttgtagatATGTATGCAAAGTGTGGAAGTATAGATAAGGcgcgtgaactgtttgacagaatgcctcaaagagatgtgttctcttggactgcaatgattgcaggttattcacaaaatgggtttgttgaaaaggctctagaaacttttaagcaaatgcatTTGGCGAGTTTAAAGCCAAATTCCACTACTTTTGCCAGCATCCTTccagcctgtgcaaaaatgggagctctcgaacagggtatggacatccatcaaagcatagtgGAAGGAGGACTTTTGCCAGATGTTGTAATTGGAAATGCTCTcgtagatatgtatgcaaaatgtggaaacatagaaAAAGCACGCGAACTTTTTgataaaatgcctcaaagaaatgtggtctcatggaatgccatgatcgcAGGATAtgcccaaaatggattttgcaatgatgctctcaaaatctttgaattaatgaagcactctGGAACATATCCGGACAGTGTAAGCTTTGCTTGTGTCCTATTTGCGTGTAGCCATGCAGGTTTAGTGCATGAGGGCTGTACATACTTCAATCACATGAGTAAATCTTATTGCATTACACCTATAAGTGATCATTTTGTGTGCATGGTTGACCTTCTTGTTCGTGCTGGCTATCTTGAGGACACCCTAAATTTTATTATTAAGATGCCATTTAAACCTGTGGTGATTGTGTGGATCTGTTTTCTTGGTGCCTGTAGATCACATATGAATATAAGCTTAGGTGTATTTACAGCGATGCTTCTTTTTGATTTGGATCCTCAAAATGCTGCTAGTTATGTTCTTCTCTCAAATATCTATGCAGAAGCAGGCATGTGGGGTGAGGCTAAAAtggtaaggagattgatgaaaGATAGAGGAATTAAAAAAATCCCTGGGTGTAGTTGGATTGAAGTTCAAAAAATGGTACATGCTTTTTATGTAGGAGACACATCGCATTCATAG